The following proteins are encoded in a genomic region of Pan troglodytes isolate AG18354 chromosome 2, NHGRI_mPanTro3-v2.0_pri, whole genome shotgun sequence:
- the IP6K2 gene encoding inositol hexakisphosphate kinase 2 isoform X8 encodes MNLCQSPFQEGCQSLLRASWPEQAKEPRREGHTDKQQTEDVLAAGLRCLPHLPAICARRMSPAFRAMDVEPRAKGVLLEPFVHQVGGHSCVLRFNETTLCKPLVPREHQFYETLPAEMRKFTPQYKGQSQRPLVSWPSLPHFFPWSFPLWPQGSVA; translated from the exons CAGAGCGTCCTGGCCAGAACAAGCCAAGGAGCCAAGACGAGAGGGACACACGGACAAACAACAGACAGAAGACGTACTGGCCGCTGGACTCCGCTGCCTCCCCCATCTCCCCGCCATCTGCGCCCGGAGGATGAGCCCAGCCTTCAGGGCCATGGATGTGGAGCCCCGCGCCAAAGGCGTCCTTCTGGAGCCCTTTGTCCACCAGGTCGGGGGGCACTCATGCGTGCTCCGCTTCAATGAGACAACCCTGTGCAAGCCCCTGGTCCCAAGGGAACATCAGTTCTACGAGACCCTCCCTGCTGAGATGCGCAAATTCACTCCCCAGTACAAAG GACAAAGCCAAAGGCCCCTTGTTAGCTGGCCATCCCTGCCCCATTTTTTCCCCTGGTCCTTTCCCCTGTGGCCACAGGGAAGTGTGGCCTGA
- the IP6K2 gene encoding inositol hexakisphosphate kinase 2 isoform X4 encodes MSLNLPEASLLRASWPEQAKEPRREGHTDKQQTEDVLAAGLRCLPHLPAICARRMSPAFRAMDVEPRAKGVLLEPFVHQVGGHSCVLRFNETTLCKPLVPREHQFYETLPAEMRKFTPQYKGVVSVRFEEDEDRNLCLIAYPLKGDHGIVDIVDNSDCEPKSKLLRWTTNKKHHVLETEKTPKDWVRQHRKEEKMKSHKLEEEFEWLKKSEVLYYTVEKKGNISSQLKHYNPWSMKCHQQQLQRMKENAKHRNQYKFILLENLTSRYEVPCVLDLKMGTRQHGDDASEEKAANQIRKCQQSTSAVIGVRVCGMQVYQAGSGQLMFMNKYHGRKLSVQGFKEALFQFFHNGRYLRRELLGPVLKKLTELKAVLERQESYRFYSSSLLVIYDGKERPEVVLDSDAEDLEDLSEESADESAGAYAYKPIGASSVDVRMIDFAHTTCRLYGEDTVVHEGQDAGYIFGLQSLIDIVTEISEESGE; translated from the exons AGCGTCCTGGCCAGAACAAGCCAAGGAGCCAAGACGAGAGGGACACACGGACAAACAACAGACAGAAGACGTACTGGCCGCTGGACTCCGCTGCCTCCCCCATCTCCCCGCCATCTGCGCCCGGAGGATGAGCCCAGCCTTCAGGGCCATGGATGTGGAGCCCCGCGCCAAAGGCGTCCTTCTGGAGCCCTTTGTCCACCAGGTCGGGGGGCACTCATGCGTGCTCCGCTTCAATGAGACAACCCTGTGCAAGCCCCTGGTCCCAAGGGAACATCAGTTCTACGAGACCCTCCCTGCTGAGATGCGCAAATTCACTCCCCAGTACAAAG GTGTGGTATCTGTGCGCTTTGAAGAAGATGAAGACAGGAACTTGTGTCTAATAGCATATCCATTGAAAGGGGATCATGGAATTGTGGACATTGTAGATAATTCAGACTGTGAACCAAAAAGTAAGCTCCTAAGGtggacaacaaacaaaaaacatcatgTCTTAGAAACAGAAAAGACCCCTAAGGACTGGGTGCGTCAGCACCGtaaagaggagaaaatgaagag CCATAAGTTAGAAGAAGAATTTGAGTGGCTAAAGAAATCTGAAGTCTTGTACTACACTGTAGAGAAGAAGGGGAATATAAGTTCCCAGCTTAAACACTATAACCCTTGGAGCATGAAATGTCACCAGCAACAGTTACAGAGAATGAAGGAGAATGCAAAGCATCGGAACCAGTACA AATTTATCTTACTGGAAAACCTGACTTCCCGCTACGAGGTGCCTTGTGTCCTTGACCTCAAGATGGGCACACGACAACATGGTGATGATGCTTCAGAGGAGAAGGCAGCCAACCAGATCCGAAAATGTCAGCAGAGCACATCTGCAGTCattggtgtgcgtgtgtgtggcaTGCAG GTGTACCAAGCAGGCAGTGGGCAACTCATGTTCATGAACAAGTACCATGGACGGAAGCTATCGGTGCAGGGCTTCAAGGAGGCACTTTTCCAGTTCTTCCACAATGGGCGGTACCTGCGCCGTGAACTCCTGGGCCCTGTGCTCAAGAAGCTGACTGAGCTCAAGGCAGTGTTGGAGCGACAGGAGTCCTACCGCTTCTACTCAAGCTCCCTGCTGGTCATCTATGATGGCAAGGAGCGGCCCGAAGTGGTCCTGGACTCAGATGCTGAGGATTTGGAGGACCTGTCAGAGGAATCAGCTGATGAGTCTGCTGGTGCCTATGCCTACAAACCCATCGGCGCCAGCTCTGTAGATGTGCGCATGATCGACTTTGCACACACCACCTGCAGGCTGTATGGCGAGGACACCGTGGTGCATGAGGGCCAGGATGCTGGCTATATCTTCGGGCTCCAGAGCCTGATAGACATTGTCACAGAGATAAGTGAGGAGAGTGGGGAGTGA
- the IP6K2 gene encoding inositol hexakisphosphate kinase 2 isoform X6: MSPAFRAMDVEPRAKGVLLEPFVHQVGGHSCVLRFNETTLCKPLVPREHQFYETLPAEMRKFTPQYKGVVSVRFEEDEDRNLCLIAYPLKGDHGIVDIVDNSDCEPKSKLLRWTTNKKHHVLETEKTPKDWVRQHRKEEKMKSHKLEEEFEWLKKSEVLYYTVEKKGNISSQLKHYNPWSMKCHQQQLQRMKENAKHRNQYKFILLENLTSRYEVPCVLDLKMGTRQHGDDASEEKAANQIRKCQQSTSAVIGVRVCGMQVYQAGSGQLMFMNKYHGRKLSVQGFKEALFQFFHNGRYLRRELLGPVLKKLTELKAVLERQESYRFYSSSLLVIYDGKERPEVVLDSDAEDLEDLSEESADESAGAYAYKPIGASSVDVRMIDFAHTTCRLYGEDTVVHEGQDAGYIFGLQSLIDIVTEISEESGE, from the exons ATGAGCCCAGCCTTCAGGGCCATGGATGTGGAGCCCCGCGCCAAAGGCGTCCTTCTGGAGCCCTTTGTCCACCAGGTCGGGGGGCACTCATGCGTGCTCCGCTTCAATGAGACAACCCTGTGCAAGCCCCTGGTCCCAAGGGAACATCAGTTCTACGAGACCCTCCCTGCTGAGATGCGCAAATTCACTCCCCAGTACAAAG GTGTGGTATCTGTGCGCTTTGAAGAAGATGAAGACAGGAACTTGTGTCTAATAGCATATCCATTGAAAGGGGATCATGGAATTGTGGACATTGTAGATAATTCAGACTGTGAACCAAAAAGTAAGCTCCTAAGGtggacaacaaacaaaaaacatcatgTCTTAGAAACAGAAAAGACCCCTAAGGACTGGGTGCGTCAGCACCGtaaagaggagaaaatgaagag CCATAAGTTAGAAGAAGAATTTGAGTGGCTAAAGAAATCTGAAGTCTTGTACTACACTGTAGAGAAGAAGGGGAATATAAGTTCCCAGCTTAAACACTATAACCCTTGGAGCATGAAATGTCACCAGCAACAGTTACAGAGAATGAAGGAGAATGCAAAGCATCGGAACCAGTACA AATTTATCTTACTGGAAAACCTGACTTCCCGCTACGAGGTGCCTTGTGTCCTTGACCTCAAGATGGGCACACGACAACATGGTGATGATGCTTCAGAGGAGAAGGCAGCCAACCAGATCCGAAAATGTCAGCAGAGCACATCTGCAGTCattggtgtgcgtgtgtgtggcaTGCAG GTGTACCAAGCAGGCAGTGGGCAACTCATGTTCATGAACAAGTACCATGGACGGAAGCTATCGGTGCAGGGCTTCAAGGAGGCACTTTTCCAGTTCTTCCACAATGGGCGGTACCTGCGCCGTGAACTCCTGGGCCCTGTGCTCAAGAAGCTGACTGAGCTCAAGGCAGTGTTGGAGCGACAGGAGTCCTACCGCTTCTACTCAAGCTCCCTGCTGGTCATCTATGATGGCAAGGAGCGGCCCGAAGTGGTCCTGGACTCAGATGCTGAGGATTTGGAGGACCTGTCAGAGGAATCAGCTGATGAGTCTGCTGGTGCCTATGCCTACAAACCCATCGGCGCCAGCTCTGTAGATGTGCGCATGATCGACTTTGCACACACCACCTGCAGGCTGTATGGCGAGGACACCGTGGTGCATGAGGGCCAGGATGCTGGCTATATCTTCGGGCTCCAGAGCCTGATAGACATTGTCACAGAGATAAGTGAGGAGAGTGGGGAGTGA
- the IP6K2 gene encoding inositol hexakisphosphate kinase 2 isoform X10: MSPAFRAMDVEPRAKGVLLEPFVHQVGGHSCVLRFNETTLCKPLVPREHQFYETLPAEMRKFTPQYKGQSQRPLVSWPSLPHFFPWSFPLWPQGSVA, encoded by the exons ATGAGCCCAGCCTTCAGGGCCATGGATGTGGAGCCCCGCGCCAAAGGCGTCCTTCTGGAGCCCTTTGTCCACCAGGTCGGGGGGCACTCATGCGTGCTCCGCTTCAATGAGACAACCCTGTGCAAGCCCCTGGTCCCAAGGGAACATCAGTTCTACGAGACCCTCCCTGCTGAGATGCGCAAATTCACTCCCCAGTACAAAG GACAAAGCCAAAGGCCCCTTGTTAGCTGGCCATCCCTGCCCCATTTTTTCCCCTGGTCCTTTCCCCTGTGGCCACAGGGAAGTGTGGCCTGA
- the IP6K2 gene encoding inositol hexakisphosphate kinase 2 isoform X9, with translation MNLCQSPFQEGCQSLLASWPEQAKEPRREGHTDKQQTEDVLAAGLRCLPHLPAICARRMSPAFRAMDVEPRAKGVLLEPFVHQVGGHSCVLRFNETTLCKPLVPREHQFYETLPAEMRKFTPQYKGQSQRPLVSWPSLPHFFPWSFPLWPQGSVA, from the exons AGCGTCCTGGCCAGAACAAGCCAAGGAGCCAAGACGAGAGGGACACACGGACAAACAACAGACAGAAGACGTACTGGCCGCTGGACTCCGCTGCCTCCCCCATCTCCCCGCCATCTGCGCCCGGAGGATGAGCCCAGCCTTCAGGGCCATGGATGTGGAGCCCCGCGCCAAAGGCGTCCTTCTGGAGCCCTTTGTCCACCAGGTCGGGGGGCACTCATGCGTGCTCCGCTTCAATGAGACAACCCTGTGCAAGCCCCTGGTCCCAAGGGAACATCAGTTCTACGAGACCCTCCCTGCTGAGATGCGCAAATTCACTCCCCAGTACAAAG GACAAAGCCAAAGGCCCCTTGTTAGCTGGCCATCCCTGCCCCATTTTTTCCCCTGGTCCTTTCCCCTGTGGCCACAGGGAAGTGTGGCCTGA
- the IP6K2 gene encoding inositol hexakisphosphate kinase 2 isoform X2 produces the protein MNLCQSPFQEGCQSLLASWPEQAKEPRREGHTDKQQTEDVLAAGLRCLPHLPAICARRMSPAFRAMDVEPRAKGVLLEPFVHQVGGHSCVLRFNETTLCKPLVPREHQFYETLPAEMRKFTPQYKGVVSVRFEEDEDRNLCLIAYPLKGDHGIVDIVDNSDCEPKSKLLRWTTNKKHHVLETEKTPKDWVRQHRKEEKMKSHKLEEEFEWLKKSEVLYYTVEKKGNISSQLKHYNPWSMKCHQQQLQRMKENAKHRNQYKFILLENLTSRYEVPCVLDLKMGTRQHGDDASEEKAANQIRKCQQSTSAVIGVRVCGMQVYQAGSGQLMFMNKYHGRKLSVQGFKEALFQFFHNGRYLRRELLGPVLKKLTELKAVLERQESYRFYSSSLLVIYDGKERPEVVLDSDAEDLEDLSEESADESAGAYAYKPIGASSVDVRMIDFAHTTCRLYGEDTVVHEGQDAGYIFGLQSLIDIVTEISEESGE, from the exons AGCGTCCTGGCCAGAACAAGCCAAGGAGCCAAGACGAGAGGGACACACGGACAAACAACAGACAGAAGACGTACTGGCCGCTGGACTCCGCTGCCTCCCCCATCTCCCCGCCATCTGCGCCCGGAGGATGAGCCCAGCCTTCAGGGCCATGGATGTGGAGCCCCGCGCCAAAGGCGTCCTTCTGGAGCCCTTTGTCCACCAGGTCGGGGGGCACTCATGCGTGCTCCGCTTCAATGAGACAACCCTGTGCAAGCCCCTGGTCCCAAGGGAACATCAGTTCTACGAGACCCTCCCTGCTGAGATGCGCAAATTCACTCCCCAGTACAAAG GTGTGGTATCTGTGCGCTTTGAAGAAGATGAAGACAGGAACTTGTGTCTAATAGCATATCCATTGAAAGGGGATCATGGAATTGTGGACATTGTAGATAATTCAGACTGTGAACCAAAAAGTAAGCTCCTAAGGtggacaacaaacaaaaaacatcatgTCTTAGAAACAGAAAAGACCCCTAAGGACTGGGTGCGTCAGCACCGtaaagaggagaaaatgaagag CCATAAGTTAGAAGAAGAATTTGAGTGGCTAAAGAAATCTGAAGTCTTGTACTACACTGTAGAGAAGAAGGGGAATATAAGTTCCCAGCTTAAACACTATAACCCTTGGAGCATGAAATGTCACCAGCAACAGTTACAGAGAATGAAGGAGAATGCAAAGCATCGGAACCAGTACA AATTTATCTTACTGGAAAACCTGACTTCCCGCTACGAGGTGCCTTGTGTCCTTGACCTCAAGATGGGCACACGACAACATGGTGATGATGCTTCAGAGGAGAAGGCAGCCAACCAGATCCGAAAATGTCAGCAGAGCACATCTGCAGTCattggtgtgcgtgtgtgtggcaTGCAG GTGTACCAAGCAGGCAGTGGGCAACTCATGTTCATGAACAAGTACCATGGACGGAAGCTATCGGTGCAGGGCTTCAAGGAGGCACTTTTCCAGTTCTTCCACAATGGGCGGTACCTGCGCCGTGAACTCCTGGGCCCTGTGCTCAAGAAGCTGACTGAGCTCAAGGCAGTGTTGGAGCGACAGGAGTCCTACCGCTTCTACTCAAGCTCCCTGCTGGTCATCTATGATGGCAAGGAGCGGCCCGAAGTGGTCCTGGACTCAGATGCTGAGGATTTGGAGGACCTGTCAGAGGAATCAGCTGATGAGTCTGCTGGTGCCTATGCCTACAAACCCATCGGCGCCAGCTCTGTAGATGTGCGCATGATCGACTTTGCACACACCACCTGCAGGCTGTATGGCGAGGACACCGTGGTGCATGAGGGCCAGGATGCTGGCTATATCTTCGGGCTCCAGAGCCTGATAGACATTGTCACAGAGATAAGTGAGGAGAGTGGGGAGTGA
- the IP6K2 gene encoding inositol hexakisphosphate kinase 2 isoform X3 → MSLNLPEASLLSRASWPEQAKEPRREGHTDKQQTEDVLAAGLRCLPHLPAICARRMSPAFRAMDVEPRAKGVLLEPFVHQVGGHSCVLRFNETTLCKPLVPREHQFYETLPAEMRKFTPQYKGVVSVRFEEDEDRNLCLIAYPLKGDHGIVDIVDNSDCEPKSKLLRWTTNKKHHVLETEKTPKDWVRQHRKEEKMKSHKLEEEFEWLKKSEVLYYTVEKKGNISSQLKHYNPWSMKCHQQQLQRMKENAKHRNQYKFILLENLTSRYEVPCVLDLKMGTRQHGDDASEEKAANQIRKCQQSTSAVIGVRVCGMQVYQAGSGQLMFMNKYHGRKLSVQGFKEALFQFFHNGRYLRRELLGPVLKKLTELKAVLERQESYRFYSSSLLVIYDGKERPEVVLDSDAEDLEDLSEESADESAGAYAYKPIGASSVDVRMIDFAHTTCRLYGEDTVVHEGQDAGYIFGLQSLIDIVTEISEESGE, encoded by the exons CAGAGCGTCCTGGCCAGAACAAGCCAAGGAGCCAAGACGAGAGGGACACACGGACAAACAACAGACAGAAGACGTACTGGCCGCTGGACTCCGCTGCCTCCCCCATCTCCCCGCCATCTGCGCCCGGAGGATGAGCCCAGCCTTCAGGGCCATGGATGTGGAGCCCCGCGCCAAAGGCGTCCTTCTGGAGCCCTTTGTCCACCAGGTCGGGGGGCACTCATGCGTGCTCCGCTTCAATGAGACAACCCTGTGCAAGCCCCTGGTCCCAAGGGAACATCAGTTCTACGAGACCCTCCCTGCTGAGATGCGCAAATTCACTCCCCAGTACAAAG GTGTGGTATCTGTGCGCTTTGAAGAAGATGAAGACAGGAACTTGTGTCTAATAGCATATCCATTGAAAGGGGATCATGGAATTGTGGACATTGTAGATAATTCAGACTGTGAACCAAAAAGTAAGCTCCTAAGGtggacaacaaacaaaaaacatcatgTCTTAGAAACAGAAAAGACCCCTAAGGACTGGGTGCGTCAGCACCGtaaagaggagaaaatgaagag CCATAAGTTAGAAGAAGAATTTGAGTGGCTAAAGAAATCTGAAGTCTTGTACTACACTGTAGAGAAGAAGGGGAATATAAGTTCCCAGCTTAAACACTATAACCCTTGGAGCATGAAATGTCACCAGCAACAGTTACAGAGAATGAAGGAGAATGCAAAGCATCGGAACCAGTACA AATTTATCTTACTGGAAAACCTGACTTCCCGCTACGAGGTGCCTTGTGTCCTTGACCTCAAGATGGGCACACGACAACATGGTGATGATGCTTCAGAGGAGAAGGCAGCCAACCAGATCCGAAAATGTCAGCAGAGCACATCTGCAGTCattggtgtgcgtgtgtgtggcaTGCAG GTGTACCAAGCAGGCAGTGGGCAACTCATGTTCATGAACAAGTACCATGGACGGAAGCTATCGGTGCAGGGCTTCAAGGAGGCACTTTTCCAGTTCTTCCACAATGGGCGGTACCTGCGCCGTGAACTCCTGGGCCCTGTGCTCAAGAAGCTGACTGAGCTCAAGGCAGTGTTGGAGCGACAGGAGTCCTACCGCTTCTACTCAAGCTCCCTGCTGGTCATCTATGATGGCAAGGAGCGGCCCGAAGTGGTCCTGGACTCAGATGCTGAGGATTTGGAGGACCTGTCAGAGGAATCAGCTGATGAGTCTGCTGGTGCCTATGCCTACAAACCCATCGGCGCCAGCTCTGTAGATGTGCGCATGATCGACTTTGCACACACCACCTGCAGGCTGTATGGCGAGGACACCGTGGTGCATGAGGGCCAGGATGCTGGCTATATCTTCGGGCTCCAGAGCCTGATAGACATTGTCACAGAGATAAGTGAGGAGAGTGGGGAGTGA
- the IP6K2 gene encoding inositol hexakisphosphate kinase 2 isoform X5, producing MNLCQSPFQEGCQSLLRASWPEQAKEPRREGHTDKQQTEDVLAAGLRCLPHLPAICARRMSPAFRAMDVEPRAKGVLLEPFVHQVGGHSCVLRFNETTLCKPLVPREHQFYETLPAEMRKFTPQYKGVVSVRFEEDEDRNLCLIAYPLKGDHGIVDIVDNSDCEPKSKLLRWTTNKKHHVLETEKTPKDWVRQHRKEEKMKSHKLEEEFEWLKKSEVLYYTVEKKGNISSQLKHYNPWSMKCHQQQLQRMKENAKHRNQYSILCSRASLHLRVYQAGSGQLMFMNKYHGRKLSVQGFKEALFQFFHNGRYLRRELLGPVLKKLTELKAVLERQESYRFYSSSLLVIYDGKERPEVVLDSDAEDLEDLSEESADESAGAYAYKPIGASSVDVRMIDFAHTTCRLYGEDTVVHEGQDAGYIFGLQSLIDIVTEISEESGE from the exons CAGAGCGTCCTGGCCAGAACAAGCCAAGGAGCCAAGACGAGAGGGACACACGGACAAACAACAGACAGAAGACGTACTGGCCGCTGGACTCCGCTGCCTCCCCCATCTCCCCGCCATCTGCGCCCGGAGGATGAGCCCAGCCTTCAGGGCCATGGATGTGGAGCCCCGCGCCAAAGGCGTCCTTCTGGAGCCCTTTGTCCACCAGGTCGGGGGGCACTCATGCGTGCTCCGCTTCAATGAGACAACCCTGTGCAAGCCCCTGGTCCCAAGGGAACATCAGTTCTACGAGACCCTCCCTGCTGAGATGCGCAAATTCACTCCCCAGTACAAAG GTGTGGTATCTGTGCGCTTTGAAGAAGATGAAGACAGGAACTTGTGTCTAATAGCATATCCATTGAAAGGGGATCATGGAATTGTGGACATTGTAGATAATTCAGACTGTGAACCAAAAAGTAAGCTCCTAAGGtggacaacaaacaaaaaacatcatgTCTTAGAAACAGAAAAGACCCCTAAGGACTGGGTGCGTCAGCACCGtaaagaggagaaaatgaagag CCATAAGTTAGAAGAAGAATTTGAGTGGCTAAAGAAATCTGAAGTCTTGTACTACACTGTAGAGAAGAAGGGGAATATAAGTTCCCAGCTTAAACACTATAACCCTTGGAGCATGAAATGTCACCAGCAACAGTTACAGAGAATGAAGGAGAATGCAAAGCATCGGAACCAGTACAGTATCCTTTGTTCACGGGCATCTCTGCATTTGAGG GTGTACCAAGCAGGCAGTGGGCAACTCATGTTCATGAACAAGTACCATGGACGGAAGCTATCGGTGCAGGGCTTCAAGGAGGCACTTTTCCAGTTCTTCCACAATGGGCGGTACCTGCGCCGTGAACTCCTGGGCCCTGTGCTCAAGAAGCTGACTGAGCTCAAGGCAGTGTTGGAGCGACAGGAGTCCTACCGCTTCTACTCAAGCTCCCTGCTGGTCATCTATGATGGCAAGGAGCGGCCCGAAGTGGTCCTGGACTCAGATGCTGAGGATTTGGAGGACCTGTCAGAGGAATCAGCTGATGAGTCTGCTGGTGCCTATGCCTACAAACCCATCGGCGCCAGCTCTGTAGATGTGCGCATGATCGACTTTGCACACACCACCTGCAGGCTGTATGGCGAGGACACCGTGGTGCATGAGGGCCAGGATGCTGGCTATATCTTCGGGCTCCAGAGCCTGATAGACATTGTCACAGAGATAAGTGAGGAGAGTGGGGAGTGA
- the IP6K2 gene encoding inositol hexakisphosphate kinase 2 isoform X1, producing the protein MNLCQSPFQEGCQSLLRASWPEQAKEPRREGHTDKQQTEDVLAAGLRCLPHLPAICARRMSPAFRAMDVEPRAKGVLLEPFVHQVGGHSCVLRFNETTLCKPLVPREHQFYETLPAEMRKFTPQYKGVVSVRFEEDEDRNLCLIAYPLKGDHGIVDIVDNSDCEPKSKLLRWTTNKKHHVLETEKTPKDWVRQHRKEEKMKSHKLEEEFEWLKKSEVLYYTVEKKGNISSQLKHYNPWSMKCHQQQLQRMKENAKHRNQYKFILLENLTSRYEVPCVLDLKMGTRQHGDDASEEKAANQIRKCQQSTSAVIGVRVCGMQVYQAGSGQLMFMNKYHGRKLSVQGFKEALFQFFHNGRYLRRELLGPVLKKLTELKAVLERQESYRFYSSSLLVIYDGKERPEVVLDSDAEDLEDLSEESADESAGAYAYKPIGASSVDVRMIDFAHTTCRLYGEDTVVHEGQDAGYIFGLQSLIDIVTEISEESGE; encoded by the exons CAGAGCGTCCTGGCCAGAACAAGCCAAGGAGCCAAGACGAGAGGGACACACGGACAAACAACAGACAGAAGACGTACTGGCCGCTGGACTCCGCTGCCTCCCCCATCTCCCCGCCATCTGCGCCCGGAGGATGAGCCCAGCCTTCAGGGCCATGGATGTGGAGCCCCGCGCCAAAGGCGTCCTTCTGGAGCCCTTTGTCCACCAGGTCGGGGGGCACTCATGCGTGCTCCGCTTCAATGAGACAACCCTGTGCAAGCCCCTGGTCCCAAGGGAACATCAGTTCTACGAGACCCTCCCTGCTGAGATGCGCAAATTCACTCCCCAGTACAAAG GTGTGGTATCTGTGCGCTTTGAAGAAGATGAAGACAGGAACTTGTGTCTAATAGCATATCCATTGAAAGGGGATCATGGAATTGTGGACATTGTAGATAATTCAGACTGTGAACCAAAAAGTAAGCTCCTAAGGtggacaacaaacaaaaaacatcatgTCTTAGAAACAGAAAAGACCCCTAAGGACTGGGTGCGTCAGCACCGtaaagaggagaaaatgaagag CCATAAGTTAGAAGAAGAATTTGAGTGGCTAAAGAAATCTGAAGTCTTGTACTACACTGTAGAGAAGAAGGGGAATATAAGTTCCCAGCTTAAACACTATAACCCTTGGAGCATGAAATGTCACCAGCAACAGTTACAGAGAATGAAGGAGAATGCAAAGCATCGGAACCAGTACA AATTTATCTTACTGGAAAACCTGACTTCCCGCTACGAGGTGCCTTGTGTCCTTGACCTCAAGATGGGCACACGACAACATGGTGATGATGCTTCAGAGGAGAAGGCAGCCAACCAGATCCGAAAATGTCAGCAGAGCACATCTGCAGTCattggtgtgcgtgtgtgtggcaTGCAG GTGTACCAAGCAGGCAGTGGGCAACTCATGTTCATGAACAAGTACCATGGACGGAAGCTATCGGTGCAGGGCTTCAAGGAGGCACTTTTCCAGTTCTTCCACAATGGGCGGTACCTGCGCCGTGAACTCCTGGGCCCTGTGCTCAAGAAGCTGACTGAGCTCAAGGCAGTGTTGGAGCGACAGGAGTCCTACCGCTTCTACTCAAGCTCCCTGCTGGTCATCTATGATGGCAAGGAGCGGCCCGAAGTGGTCCTGGACTCAGATGCTGAGGATTTGGAGGACCTGTCAGAGGAATCAGCTGATGAGTCTGCTGGTGCCTATGCCTACAAACCCATCGGCGCCAGCTCTGTAGATGTGCGCATGATCGACTTTGCACACACCACCTGCAGGCTGTATGGCGAGGACACCGTGGTGCATGAGGGCCAGGATGCTGGCTATATCTTCGGGCTCCAGAGCCTGATAGACATTGTCACAGAGATAAGTGAGGAGAGTGGGGAGTGA
- the IP6K2 gene encoding inositol hexakisphosphate kinase 2 isoform X7, translating to MVSSFLAVLIFVKFADEFGASGNIETKELGVVSVRFEEDEDRNLCLIAYPLKGDHGIVDIVDNSDCEPKSKLLRWTTNKKHHVLETEKTPKDWVRQHRKEEKMKSHKLEEEFEWLKKSEVLYYTVEKKGNISSQLKHYNPWSMKCHQQQLQRMKENAKHRNQYKFILLENLTSRYEVPCVLDLKMGTRQHGDDASEEKAANQIRKCQQSTSAVIGVRVCGMQVYQAGSGQLMFMNKYHGRKLSVQGFKEALFQFFHNGRYLRRELLGPVLKKLTELKAVLERQESYRFYSSSLLVIYDGKERPEVVLDSDAEDLEDLSEESADESAGAYAYKPIGASSVDVRMIDFAHTTCRLYGEDTVVHEGQDAGYIFGLQSLIDIVTEISEESGE from the exons ATGGTGTCATCTTTTCTAGCTGTTTTGATATTTGTTAAGTTTGCAGATGAGTTTGGGGCCTCTGGCAACATAGAGACTAAGGAACtgg GTGTGGTATCTGTGCGCTTTGAAGAAGATGAAGACAGGAACTTGTGTCTAATAGCATATCCATTGAAAGGGGATCATGGAATTGTGGACATTGTAGATAATTCAGACTGTGAACCAAAAAGTAAGCTCCTAAGGtggacaacaaacaaaaaacatcatgTCTTAGAAACAGAAAAGACCCCTAAGGACTGGGTGCGTCAGCACCGtaaagaggagaaaatgaagag CCATAAGTTAGAAGAAGAATTTGAGTGGCTAAAGAAATCTGAAGTCTTGTACTACACTGTAGAGAAGAAGGGGAATATAAGTTCCCAGCTTAAACACTATAACCCTTGGAGCATGAAATGTCACCAGCAACAGTTACAGAGAATGAAGGAGAATGCAAAGCATCGGAACCAGTACA AATTTATCTTACTGGAAAACCTGACTTCCCGCTACGAGGTGCCTTGTGTCCTTGACCTCAAGATGGGCACACGACAACATGGTGATGATGCTTCAGAGGAGAAGGCAGCCAACCAGATCCGAAAATGTCAGCAGAGCACATCTGCAGTCattggtgtgcgtgtgtgtggcaTGCAG GTGTACCAAGCAGGCAGTGGGCAACTCATGTTCATGAACAAGTACCATGGACGGAAGCTATCGGTGCAGGGCTTCAAGGAGGCACTTTTCCAGTTCTTCCACAATGGGCGGTACCTGCGCCGTGAACTCCTGGGCCCTGTGCTCAAGAAGCTGACTGAGCTCAAGGCAGTGTTGGAGCGACAGGAGTCCTACCGCTTCTACTCAAGCTCCCTGCTGGTCATCTATGATGGCAAGGAGCGGCCCGAAGTGGTCCTGGACTCAGATGCTGAGGATTTGGAGGACCTGTCAGAGGAATCAGCTGATGAGTCTGCTGGTGCCTATGCCTACAAACCCATCGGCGCCAGCTCTGTAGATGTGCGCATGATCGACTTTGCACACACCACCTGCAGGCTGTATGGCGAGGACACCGTGGTGCATGAGGGCCAGGATGCTGGCTATATCTTCGGGCTCCAGAGCCTGATAGACATTGTCACAGAGATAAGTGAGGAGAGTGGGGAGTGA